The following are encoded together in the Acidobacteriota bacterium genome:
- a CDS encoding pyridoxal-dependent decarboxylase, producing the protein MTFVDKSPERIAELEQEVGHLRRRIDQLKARDVHGYLLSDAAQEDWFDLRRIPDVGLSAEAARLMVENAHSLDFDQRLNTSSYVNVALDEEEAAIVLMGMQVNLADQTVYPQSYKLHDTTVNVIADLWNCPKPDDFDDYGVFPGAGTVGSTEACLLAGLALKFRWRHWYARHKRTTVDRILGVRPNLVISTCFQAAWEKLFKYMDIEPRLLEPSVGSFVLDPERVREAMDDRTIGVVCIMGNHYGGQYDPVHVVDRVVEEVNRERGFRVGIHVDAASGGFVAPFQDGLPPWDFRLKNVLSISASGHKYGESCCGTGWVVWRERSDLSEHVGISVTYLGGKAHSYALNFSRPASGVYDQYYKLIHFGREGYERVTKNMMENARFIRDGLKSMTCNGMPRFLLLDDGDERCLPVVSAMLNPDCGLDYDATDLQHAVSQHHWYVGSYPMGYGHPVTGEQLPLFHDADPEQSMFRVVVKSNLTRNLAGHLLESLEHALETLDTVSASGTRSFEWHRLRHKDQRRFTDHC; encoded by the coding sequence GTGACATTCGTCGACAAGAGCCCTGAACGGATCGCCGAGTTGGAGCAGGAAGTAGGTCATCTGAGGCGCCGGATCGATCAGTTGAAGGCCCGCGACGTCCACGGCTACCTGTTGTCGGACGCGGCTCAGGAGGACTGGTTCGACCTTCGTCGTATCCCGGACGTCGGTCTTTCCGCCGAGGCGGCTCGCCTGATGGTGGAGAACGCGCATTCACTCGACTTCGATCAGAGGCTGAATACGTCGTCGTACGTGAACGTGGCGCTCGATGAGGAAGAGGCTGCGATCGTGCTGATGGGAATGCAGGTGAATCTGGCTGATCAGACCGTGTATCCGCAGTCCTACAAGCTGCACGATACGACCGTGAACGTGATCGCCGACCTGTGGAACTGCCCGAAGCCTGACGATTTCGACGACTACGGCGTATTCCCCGGCGCGGGCACCGTCGGTTCGACCGAGGCGTGCCTCCTCGCCGGTCTCGCGCTCAAGTTCCGTTGGCGTCATTGGTACGCCCGGCACAAGCGGACCACCGTCGATCGAATCCTCGGTGTACGGCCGAATCTGGTCATCTCGACCTGTTTCCAGGCCGCATGGGAGAAGCTCTTCAAGTACATGGACATCGAACCGCGCCTGTTGGAGCCGTCAGTCGGGAGCTTCGTCCTTGACCCGGAGCGTGTTCGAGAGGCGATGGACGACCGGACGATCGGCGTCGTGTGCATCATGGGCAATCACTACGGTGGGCAGTACGACCCTGTCCACGTGGTGGACAGGGTCGTGGAGGAGGTGAACCGGGAGCGCGGTTTCCGCGTCGGCATCCACGTCGATGCCGCTTCCGGAGGCTTCGTGGCTCCGTTCCAGGATGGCCTTCCGCCATGGGACTTCCGGCTGAAGAACGTTCTGTCGATCTCTGCAAGCGGCCACAAGTACGGGGAGTCCTGCTGCGGCACCGGCTGGGTCGTCTGGCGCGAGCGAAGCGACCTGAGCGAGCACGTGGGAATCTCAGTGACGTACCTGGGCGGCAAGGCGCATTCGTACGCCCTGAACTTCTCGCGGCCGGCGAGCGGTGTCTATGACCAGTACTACAAGCTGATCCACTTCGGCCGGGAGGGTTACGAGCGCGTCACGAAGAACATGATGGAGAACGCCAGGTTCATCCGCGACGGGCTGAAGTCGATGACCTGCAACGGGATGCCGCGGTTCCTGCTTCTCGACGATGGCGACGAGCGTTGCCTGCCGGTGGTCAGCGCGATGTTGAATCCGGATTGCGGGTTGGACTATGACGCGACCGATCTCCAGCACGCGGTCTCCCAACATCATTGGTACGTCGGCAGCTACCCGATGGGGTACGGCCATCCGGTAACTGGTGAGCAGTTGCCGCTGTTCCACGACGCCGACCCGGAACAGTCGATGTTCCGGGTTGTCGTCAAGAGCAATCTCACCCGCAATCTGGCCGGACATCTCCTCGAGTCCTTGGAGCACGCGCTGGAGACGCTCGACACGGTCAGCGCTTCAGGGACACGGAGCTTCGAGTGGCACAGGCTGCGCCACAAGGATCAGCGTCGCTTCACTGATCACTGCTGA
- a CDS encoding methylmalonyl-CoA carboxyltransferase — protein MSWRSEIDELKRRRELAREMGGTDKVERQHHFGKLTVRERIDAMIDAGSFHEIGEIAGRAEYTKDGELVSFRPSNFVFGVGEIDGRPAIVSGDDFTVRGGSADASIPAKRTRSEGLALEMKLPHVRLVDGMGGGGSVKTIEMAGRTYIPELRSWEVVVRHLAVAPSVSLALGSVAGIGAARVCTAHYSVIVRDTAQMMIAGPALVEWAGGGTVPKEELGHARIHTANGAIDDAVDTEVEAFDRARRFLSYLPTNVDQLPPRLPESERGDDPERRDPELLDFVPRDPKRTYRMRELLGRIVDRGSFFEIGRDWGRSIITGLARLDGWPIAIFAEDVNVYGGGWDADSCRKLSRLIDLASTFHLPLLHLEDCPGFLIGRESEHTATIRFGSQVLAALGQCTTPFCCVVIRKAFGVAGGANHKPGSHHFRYAWPSGDWGSLPIEGGIEVAYKAELAEAEDYDAHLARIKERLNRVRSPFRSAEYFEIEEIIDPRDTRPILCRWANLVAESVPVGRQAFTYRP, from the coding sequence GTGAGCTGGCGTTCCGAGATCGATGAACTGAAGCGTCGCCGTGAACTGGCGCGGGAGATGGGGGGCACGGACAAGGTCGAGCGCCAGCATCACTTCGGCAAGCTGACCGTCCGCGAGCGCATCGACGCGATGATCGACGCCGGCAGCTTCCACGAGATCGGCGAGATCGCCGGCCGTGCGGAGTACACGAAGGACGGCGAACTCGTGTCCTTCCGGCCTTCGAACTTCGTCTTCGGCGTCGGGGAGATCGACGGCCGTCCGGCCATCGTCTCCGGCGACGACTTCACGGTGCGCGGCGGTTCGGCCGACGCCTCGATCCCCGCCAAACGGACGCGGTCGGAAGGTCTCGCGCTCGAGATGAAGCTCCCCCACGTGCGCCTGGTCGACGGCATGGGGGGCGGCGGCTCGGTCAAGACGATCGAGATGGCGGGCCGCACCTACATACCCGAGCTTCGAAGCTGGGAAGTCGTCGTGCGGCACCTGGCGGTCGCCCCATCCGTGTCCCTGGCGCTCGGCTCGGTCGCCGGCATCGGGGCCGCCCGGGTCTGCACCGCCCACTACTCGGTCATCGTCCGCGACACGGCCCAGATGATGATCGCCGGCCCGGCACTGGTCGAATGGGCCGGCGGCGGCACAGTGCCCAAGGAAGAACTCGGACACGCCCGCATCCACACCGCGAACGGAGCGATCGACGACGCGGTGGACACCGAGGTCGAGGCGTTCGACCGCGCCCGCCGGTTCCTCTCCTACCTGCCGACCAACGTCGATCAACTGCCGCCGCGGCTTCCCGAATCGGAGCGCGGCGACGACCCGGAGCGCCGCGACCCGGAACTGCTCGACTTCGTGCCGCGCGACCCGAAGCGCACCTACCGGATGCGCGAACTGCTCGGCCGGATAGTGGACCGCGGCTCCTTCTTCGAGATCGGCCGCGACTGGGGCCGGTCCATCATCACCGGTCTGGCGCGCCTGGACGGCTGGCCGATCGCGATCTTCGCCGAGGACGTGAACGTCTACGGCGGCGGCTGGGACGCTGACTCCTGCCGCAAGCTGTCCCGGCTGATCGACCTGGCATCGACCTTCCACCTGCCGCTGCTCCACCTCGAGGACTGTCCGGGCTTCCTGATCGGCCGCGAATCCGAACACACAGCCACGATCCGTTTCGGCTCCCAGGTCCTGGCGGCGCTGGGACAGTGCACGACGCCCTTCTGCTGCGTGGTGATCCGAAAGGCCTTCGGCGTCGCCGGCGGCGCCAACCACAAACCGGGCAGCCACCATTTTCGCTACGCCTGGCCCTCAGGCGACTGGGGCTCGCTGCCGATCGAAGGCGGCATCGAGGTCGCCTACAAGGCGGAACTCGCCGAAGCGGAGGACTACGACGCCCACTTGGCCCGGATCAAGGAGCGCCTGAACCGCGTCCGCTCGCCGTTCCGCTCGGCCGAGTACTTCGAGATCGAGGAGATCATCGACCCGCGGGACACGCGGCCGATCCTCTGCCGCTGGGCCAACCTGGTCGCGGAGTCCGTGCCGGTCGGCCGCCAGGCCTTCACTTACCGGCCCTGA
- the lpxD gene encoding UDP-3-O-(3-hydroxymyristoyl)glucosamine N-acyltransferase, producing the protein MPRLEKTLDEVRGLLADADVPSALHGDGDFVCRSIASLERARPDQLSFAKDERTLNATNTLAGALVVPAATTRLAAHQIAVEDPFAAFVVVLRHIDRERRREDTGVHPSAVVAESATLGADVSIGAGVTVRDRAVVGDRSVVHANAYVGPRSQVGSDCVLFPGVVVMEDVTIGDRVVVHGGTVIGCDGYGYLQRDGRHLKIPQVGTVKIGDDVEIGSQVTIDRAALDATVIGRGSKLGDLVHIAHNTIVGEHCLILPLAKTAGGARLGDGVVLAGGAGAADGVVVGDGAMLGGNTISYRDVPAGAVLYGDPARPKSRQLRIEAVLNRLPQMERDLRALLRRMERRSETE; encoded by the coding sequence ATGCCACGACTGGAGAAGACGCTCGACGAGGTGCGCGGCCTGCTCGCCGACGCGGACGTCCCATCCGCGCTGCATGGCGACGGCGACTTCGTGTGCCGCTCGATCGCTTCCCTTGAGCGGGCCCGGCCGGACCAACTGTCCTTCGCCAAGGACGAACGGACGCTGAACGCCACGAACACCCTTGCCGGCGCGCTGGTCGTGCCGGCGGCAACGACCCGTTTGGCTGCCCACCAGATAGCAGTCGAGGATCCGTTCGCCGCCTTCGTTGTCGTCCTTCGGCACATCGACCGGGAACGCAGGCGGGAAGACACGGGCGTTCATCCGTCCGCCGTCGTTGCCGAAAGCGCCACCCTCGGCGCCGACGTGTCCATAGGCGCCGGCGTCACCGTTCGCGACCGTGCCGTAGTCGGCGACCGCAGCGTGGTCCACGCGAACGCCTACGTCGGACCACGGAGCCAGGTCGGCAGCGACTGCGTCCTGTTTCCCGGGGTGGTCGTCATGGAGGACGTGACGATCGGCGACCGCGTCGTCGTCCACGGCGGCACGGTCATCGGCTGCGACGGCTACGGCTACCTCCAGCGCGACGGCAGGCACCTCAAGATCCCGCAGGTCGGCACGGTGAAGATCGGCGACGACGTCGAGATCGGCTCCCAGGTCACGATCGACCGGGCGGCGCTCGACGCGACGGTGATCGGCCGCGGCTCCAAGCTCGGCGATCTGGTCCACATCGCCCACAACACGATCGTCGGCGAGCACTGCCTGATCCTGCCCCTGGCCAAGACGGCGGGCGGCGCCAGGCTCGGCGACGGCGTCGTCCTGGCCGGAGGCGCCGGCGCCGCGGACGGTGTGGTGGTCGGCGACGGCGCGATGCTCGGCGGCAACACGATCAGCTACCGCGACGTGCCGGCCGGCGCCGTCCTGTACGGCGATCCGGCCCGACCGAAGTCGCGGCAGTTGCGCATCGAGGCGGTGCTGAACCGCCTTCCGCAGATGGAGCGCGACCTGCGGGCGCTGCTGCGACGGATGGAACGCCGGAGCGAAACGGAGTGA
- a CDS encoding amidohydrolase family protein → MNEQEAAWLARTREEPIDPDQEICDPHHHLWDYPESRYMLAELHGDTGTGHNVTSTVFVECASGYREEGPEEMRVVGETDFVLEVAKRSDGAGASIAGIVSHANMLLGDGAKAVLEAHIEAGGGRFRGIRHSAAYDPSPDIRVSHSKPPPSMLLRSDFRSGFACLGPLDLSFDAWLYHPQIDELTDLAHAFPDTRIILDHVGGPLGIGPYRDRRREVEAAWRKSITGLARCENVVVKLGGLPMKICGFGWHKQETPPSSAETAEAHRPYYLHCIDRFGVDRCMFESNFPVDRAGGAYTLLWNSFQRIVADFSDDEKAALFRDTARSVYRLDS, encoded by the coding sequence ATGAACGAACAGGAAGCGGCCTGGCTGGCCCGCACCCGGGAAGAGCCGATCGACCCGGATCAGGAGATCTGCGACCCCCACCACCATCTCTGGGACTACCCGGAATCGCGGTACATGCTGGCGGAACTCCACGGCGACACCGGGACCGGCCACAACGTGACCTCGACCGTCTTCGTCGAGTGCGCTTCCGGCTACCGGGAGGAAGGCCCCGAAGAGATGCGGGTCGTCGGCGAGACGGACTTCGTGCTGGAAGTCGCCAAACGAAGCGACGGCGCGGGCGCTTCGATCGCCGGCATCGTCAGCCACGCGAACATGCTCCTGGGCGATGGCGCCAAGGCGGTTCTCGAAGCCCACATCGAGGCCGGCGGCGGCCGCTTCCGAGGCATCCGCCATTCCGCCGCCTACGACCCCAGCCCGGACATCCGGGTGTCCCACTCCAAACCGCCGCCGAGCATGCTGCTGCGCTCGGACTTCCGGAGCGGATTCGCCTGCCTGGGGCCACTCGACCTGAGTTTCGACGCCTGGCTCTACCACCCGCAGATCGATGAACTGACCGATCTCGCCCACGCCTTCCCGGACACCCGGATCATCCTGGACCACGTCGGCGGGCCTCTCGGCATCGGGCCCTACCGCGACCGCCGCCGCGAGGTCGAGGCGGCCTGGCGCAAGTCGATCACCGGGCTCGCCCGCTGCGAGAACGTCGTCGTCAAGCTCGGCGGGCTGCCGATGAAGATCTGCGGTTTCGGCTGGCACAAGCAGGAGACACCGCCGTCGTCCGCGGAGACCGCGGAGGCCCACCGCCCCTACTACCTCCACTGCATCGACCGCTTCGGAGTCGACCGCTGCATGTTCGAGTCGAACTTCCCGGTCGACCGCGCCGGCGGCGCCTACACGCTGCTCTGGAACTCCTTCCAGCGCATCGTGGCGGACTTCTCCGACGACGAGAAGGCGGCCCTCTTCCGCGACACGGCCCGCAGCGTCTACCGCCTCGACTCCTGA
- the gloB gene encoding hydroxyacylglutathione hydrolase: MLEIQTIPVLSDNYSYVLHDTGSGKTAVVDPPETGPIEAALSASGFGIDWIVITHHHMDHIAAVPALKEKYGCQVVGPAADQHRIPGLDLLVREGDRFQLGEAEAQVFDTPGHTTGHITYWFEDERALFCADTLFALGCGRVFEGTMEQMWESLAKLRALPDDAIVHCGHEYTLSNAHFAVTVDPDNDELMDRVAEIEELRRNGKPTVPSNLGVEKRTNPFLRPDDAGIRAQLGMAGATNAEVFGEIRTRKDNS; the protein is encoded by the coding sequence GTGCTCGAGATTCAGACGATCCCCGTCCTGAGCGACAACTACTCCTACGTGCTCCACGACACGGGGAGCGGCAAGACGGCGGTCGTCGATCCGCCTGAAACCGGGCCGATCGAAGCGGCGCTCTCCGCCAGCGGCTTCGGCATCGACTGGATCGTCATCACCCACCACCACATGGACCACATCGCCGCGGTGCCCGCTCTGAAGGAGAAGTACGGATGCCAGGTCGTCGGGCCCGCCGCCGACCAGCACCGCATTCCGGGCCTCGACCTCCTGGTGCGCGAGGGTGACCGTTTCCAGCTCGGCGAAGCCGAAGCGCAGGTGTTCGACACGCCCGGTCACACGACGGGGCACATCACGTACTGGTTCGAGGACGAGAGGGCGCTCTTCTGCGCCGACACGCTGTTCGCCCTGGGCTGCGGCCGCGTGTTCGAGGGCACGATGGAACAGATGTGGGAGTCGCTCGCCAAGCTGCGCGCCCTGCCGGACGACGCGATCGTCCACTGCGGCCACGAGTACACACTCTCCAACGCCCACTTCGCCGTCACCGTCGATCCCGACAATGACGAACTGATGGACCGGGTCGCCGAAATCGAGGAGCTCCGGCGGAACGGCAAGCCGACCGTGCCCTCGAACCTGGGGGTCGAAAAGAGGACCAACCCCTTCCTGCGACCCGACGACGCGGGCATCCGCGCGCAGCTCGGCATGGCCGGCGCCACGAACGCCGAGGTCTTCGGCGAGATCAGGACCCGCAAGGACAACTCCTGA
- a CDS encoding mandelate racemase/muconate lactonizing enzyme family protein has protein sequence MKRARTTTAPVTRRQAMAAAGGAAFLPLAVSPALGIQPSGAAEGKLRIEELELTSVRVTERTVWMFVHLKTNLGLVGLGECSLGRRYELPALGRAFEAARGRSPFDIEAYRAAGRERAAAGGISEATAFSVIEQALWDLVGKAVDAPVHRLTGGSLRDRLPAYANINRATRERTPDGFAANARAAVEDGFTAIKAAPFDGFPALDAPGSEVAVAADLGVACVEAIREAVGVEIDILIDCHSFFDVDLAVDVARRLEPQHLAWYEEPVAPTDVAATKAIERAIKQRMAGGEFLFGIEGFAPLCREQAVDVIMPDVKHCGGLLEARKIAAVAELDGIAVSPHNPSGPVATAASAQLCAGLPNFEILEMQWGEAAWRGDLVLPPERFENGSIAVPDGPGLGVELNQAVLRERRI, from the coding sequence ATGAAGAGGGCGCGGACAACGACGGCACCGGTCACGCGCCGGCAGGCGATGGCGGCCGCCGGCGGCGCTGCCTTCCTGCCCCTGGCCGTCTCACCGGCCCTCGGCATCCAGCCCAGCGGCGCGGCCGAAGGGAAACTGCGGATCGAGGAACTGGAACTGACCTCTGTCCGGGTAACGGAGCGGACGGTCTGGATGTTCGTTCATCTCAAGACGAACCTCGGCCTAGTCGGCCTCGGCGAGTGCTCCCTGGGTCGACGGTACGAGCTGCCGGCGCTCGGGCGAGCCTTCGAGGCGGCTCGCGGCCGCTCGCCGTTCGACATCGAGGCCTACCGCGCAGCCGGACGCGAACGGGCAGCAGCCGGCGGGATCTCCGAGGCGACCGCTTTCTCCGTGATCGAACAGGCGCTCTGGGACCTGGTCGGCAAGGCGGTCGACGCGCCCGTTCACCGGTTGACCGGAGGCAGCCTCCGCGACCGCCTGCCGGCCTACGCAAACATCAACCGCGCCACCCGGGAACGTACGCCCGATGGCTTCGCGGCCAACGCCCGCGCGGCGGTCGAGGACGGTTTCACCGCGATCAAGGCCGCTCCGTTCGACGGCTTCCCCGCGCTCGACGCGCCCGGGTCCGAGGTCGCCGTGGCCGCCGACCTGGGTGTGGCCTGCGTCGAGGCGATCCGCGAGGCGGTCGGGGTGGAGATCGACATCCTGATCGACTGCCACAGCTTCTTCGACGTCGACCTTGCCGTCGATGTCGCCCGCCGGCTCGAACCCCAACACCTCGCCTGGTACGAGGAACCGGTCGCCCCCACTGATGTCGCCGCGACGAAGGCAATCGAGCGCGCCATCAAACAGCGCATGGCCGGCGGCGAGTTCCTGTTCGGGATCGAGGGCTTCGCCCCCCTGTGCCGGGAGCAGGCGGTCGACGTGATCATGCCCGACGTCAAGCACTGCGGCGGTCTCCTCGAAGCCCGCAAGATCGCCGCCGTCGCCGAACTCGACGGGATCGCTGTCTCGCCTCACAACCCGAGCGGCCCCGTCGCCACCGCCGCCTCCGCCCAGCTCTGCGCCGGCCTGCCGAACTTCGAGATCCTCGAGATGCAGTGGGGCGAAGCAGCCTGGCGCGGCGACCTGGTCCTGCCACCGGAACGCTTCGAGAACGGTTCGATCGCAGTGCCGGACGGCCCCGGTCTCGGCGTAGAACTGAACCAGGCAGTGCTGCGGGAGCGGCGGATATAG